From Gemmatimonadota bacterium, one genomic window encodes:
- a CDS encoding DNA gyrase subunit A: MSNPETQERVVPRLLEDEMRESFIDYSMSVIVQRALPDVRDGLKPVHRRILYAMSELGL, from the coding sequence ATGTCCAATCCTGAGACCCAGGAGCGCGTAGTCCCGCGGCTCCTCGAAGACGAGATGCGGGAGTCGTTCATCGACTATTCGATGAGCGTGATCGTGCAGCGGGCGCTGCCCGACGTGCGGGACGGGTTGAAGCCGGTGCACCGGCGCATCCTGTACGCGATGAGTGAGTTGGGACTG